GCATTGAGTTTCTTTGGAGATGATGGGGTTTATTTGGAAAAATTTATCGTAGATCCTCGCCATGTGGAAATTCAGGTGTTAGCGGACCAGTATGGTAATGTTGTCCACTTGGGGGAACGTGACTGTTCTGTACAGCGTCGGAACCAGAAAATGATTGAGGAATCCCCAAGCCCGATTATGACTCCAGAATTGCGTGAGAAAATGGGGGAAGCAGCAAAATCAGCTGCATTGGCTTGCGGTTATTATAATGCAGGTACTGTTGAGTTTTTAGTAGATGCGGATAAAAACTTTTATTTTATGGAGATGAATACCAGGATTCAGGTAGAGCATGGTATTACAGAACTGGTTACGGGGATTGATTTGGTGAAAAATCAAATTTTAATCGCAGCTGGTGAAAGGCTTGGCTTTACCCAGGAAGATGTCCATCTTTCCGGGCACGCCATTGAGTGCCGCATCAATGCGGAAACTCCAGAGGCGAATTTTCGTCCTTCTCCAGGAAAAATTGAATCCCTACATATGCCGGGGGGAAACGGAATCCGGATTGACAGCGCTGTTTACAGCGGATATGAAATTTCCCCTTATTACGATAGCATGATTGCGAAGGTAATGGCATATGCTCCAACCAGGTATGAGGCAATCCAGAAAATGAAATGGGCGCTGGCTGAATTTATTGTAGAGGGTATTGATACCAATATTGATTTCCAGTTGAATATATTGCGGGACCAAGATTTTGAAACAGGAAACGTAGATATTGGCTATTTAGGTCGCAAAGGATATAAGTAAAATATTTAATCAATTATAGCTTATTTCATAACAGGTTATTGTGCCGTTCATTTTTCGATGGTATAAATGGATATGTTTTAATGAAATGGAAAAATTGTAAAATAGTTTAAAATATTATGAGAAAGGGCGGTGGATACTTTTGCTGGAGGATTTATTTAAAGTAGTAAAATCCCGTGTAAGTGAGGATACTAAGCAGGGCAAGAAGAACCATGTAAATATTCCTTCTGATTTACTGTTTAAATGTCCAAGGTGCCAACAGGTTACTTTTATGGACGAATTTAAAAATAACAACAGTGTCTGTACAAAATGCGGTTACCATGCACGGCTGACAGCAAGGGAACGCCTGGAGATAACAGCGGATAAAGGCAGTTTTGTAGAGTATGATGCGGATATGACCAGTGAAAACCCAATTGATTTTCCAGGTTATGATGCAAAAGTAAAAGGTTTACAGGTAAAAACTGGATTAAAAGAGGCTGTTATTACTGGGGAATGTACCATTCGGGGACGTAAATGCGTGATTGGTATTATGGACTCCCATTTTATGATGGCATCCATGGGCTCTGTAGTAGGGGAAAAGATTACCAGAGCGTTTGAGCGCGCGATAGAAAAACAATTGCCTGTTATTCTATTTACTGCAAGTGGCGGCGCAAGGATGCAGGAAGGGATGATCTCCTTAATCCAAATGGCAAAAACTTCTGCTGCTGTTGGAAAACACAGCGAGGCAGGGTTGTTGTATATTACCGTATTAACTGACCCTACTACTGGAGGTGTAACAGCGTCTTTTGCCTCTCTTGGTGATATTATTATTGCAGAACCTAAAGTCCTGGTGGGGTTTGCTGGAAGACGCGTGATAGAGGATACCATTAAGCAGCGGTTACCGGATGAGTTCCAGTCCGCAGAATTTTTAATGGAACATGGATTTGTAGATATGATTGTAGAGCGTACAAAAATGCGTAAAACACTTTCTACTTTATTAAAACTGCATACAATGGAGGGGTTACAATGAGTGAATTAACTGCATGGGAACATCTCCAAATTGTGCGCAATAAAGAGCGGCCAACTGTATTGGACTATATTCCATTGATTTTTGATGATTTTTATGAATGCCGTGGCGACCGTTTATACAGCGATGACCGGGCGATTATTGGTGGTATAGCTAGATTCCACAGTATACCAGTAACGATTATTGCCCAGGTAAAAGGAAAAGATTTAGAAACCAACAAAGAGCATAATTTCGCTATGGCCCATCCAGAAGGCTACCGCAAGGCGTTGCGTTTAGCGAAGCAGGCGGAGAAGTTCCATCGTCCTGTCATCTGTTTTATTGATACCCCAGGAGCTTATTGTGGAATTGGCGCGGAAGAACGTGGCCAAGGGGAAGCAATTGCACGCAATATGATGGAATTTATGAGCCTGAAAACACCAATTATCTCGATTGTAACCGGAGAAGGTGGCAGTGGCGGTGCGCTGGCGTTAGGGGTATGCGATGAGTTGGCGATGCTGGAAAATGCCGTGTACTCTGTAGTGTCCCCACGTGGGTGCGCAAACATTCTTTGGAAAGATGGTTCCAGGGAAAAAGAAGCGGCGAATCTTTTGCGTATCACAGCAGAGGATTTGATCCAATTAGAGATTGCGGATTATGAGATTCCAGAACCTGCTGGCGGAGCCCACAACAGCCTTTCTTTGATGTCCCAAAATATTGCTACCTATATTTTTGAGGCATTGCAAAGAATTTCGCAAAAAGACCTTGCAAATTTGATGGAAAGCCGTTATAATAAGTTCAGAAAAATTGGTGTTTATTCTGAATAAGCGTCTTTTATAAAATTAATTATAAACGAAAGCTACTTTCGTTTTATAATATGTTACTGTTCTCTGTTCCAACAGGGCAGTATCTCTTTTTAGACAAAGAGTATCAACTATTATAAAAAACACATAGGGAGGCGAGACGAATGGTATTTGAAAAAGTTGTTAGCATTATTGCTGACCAGCTGGACGTTGAAGAAGAAAAAGTAACCATGGAGGCAGCTATCGCTGACGATCTGGGTGCAGACTCTTTGGACGTTGTAGACCTGGTAATGTCTTTAGAAGAAGAATTCAATATTGAAATCCCAGATGAAGAAGTTGAAAACATCAAAACAGTTGGGGATATCGTTAAATTTATTGAAGAAAAAACTGAGGAATAATTCCTCATCAAAAAAGCCTCTGGTCTTGCCAGAGGCTTTTTTTATATGCTGTTATCTTCCTTTTATTTTTATC
This is a stretch of genomic DNA from Clostridium facile. It encodes these proteins:
- a CDS encoding acetyl-CoA carboxylase biotin carboxylase subunit, which codes for MFNKVLIANRGEIAVRIIHACRELGIGTVAVFSEADRGALHAQIADEAICIGPAATKDSYLNIQAILAACEVTGADAIHPGFGFLSENSSFAKTCELCGVTFIGPSYTSMDMMGDKANAKQTMKNANVPVVPGSDGVVNSVEEAKEIAERIGYPVMVKASAGGGGRGIRKVDTPDELEAAITAAKTEALSFFGDDGVYLEKFIVDPRHVEIQVLADQYGNVVHLGERDCSVQRRNQKMIEESPSPIMTPELREKMGEAAKSAALACGYYNAGTVEFLVDADKNFYFMEMNTRIQVEHGITELVTGIDLVKNQILIAAGERLGFTQEDVHLSGHAIECRINAETPEANFRPSPGKIESLHMPGGNGIRIDSAVYSGYEISPYYDSMIAKVMAYAPTRYEAIQKMKWALAEFIVEGIDTNIDFQLNILRDQDFETGNVDIGYLGRKGYK
- the accD gene encoding acetyl-CoA carboxylase, carboxyltransferase subunit beta codes for the protein MLEDLFKVVKSRVSEDTKQGKKNHVNIPSDLLFKCPRCQQVTFMDEFKNNNSVCTKCGYHARLTARERLEITADKGSFVEYDADMTSENPIDFPGYDAKVKGLQVKTGLKEAVITGECTIRGRKCVIGIMDSHFMMASMGSVVGEKITRAFERAIEKQLPVILFTASGGARMQEGMISLIQMAKTSAAVGKHSEAGLLYITVLTDPTTGGVTASFASLGDIIIAEPKVLVGFAGRRVIEDTIKQRLPDEFQSAEFLMEHGFVDMIVERTKMRKTLSTLLKLHTMEGLQ
- a CDS encoding acetyl-CoA carboxylase carboxyltransferase subunit alpha, producing the protein MSELTAWEHLQIVRNKERPTVLDYIPLIFDDFYECRGDRLYSDDRAIIGGIARFHSIPVTIIAQVKGKDLETNKEHNFAMAHPEGYRKALRLAKQAEKFHRPVICFIDTPGAYCGIGAEERGQGEAIARNMMEFMSLKTPIISIVTGEGGSGGALALGVCDELAMLENAVYSVVSPRGCANILWKDGSREKEAANLLRITAEDLIQLEIADYEIPEPAGGAHNSLSLMSQNIATYIFEALQRISQKDLANLMESRYNKFRKIGVYSE
- the acpP gene encoding acyl carrier protein, whose protein sequence is MVFEKVVSIIADQLDVEEEKVTMEAAIADDLGADSLDVVDLVMSLEEEFNIEIPDEEVENIKTVGDIVKFIEEKTEE